A single Nitrosospira multiformis ATCC 25196 DNA region contains:
- a CDS encoding methane monooxygenase/ammonia monooxygenase subunit A, whose amino-acid sequence MSRTDEILKAAKMPPEAVKMSRMIDVIYFPILCILLVGTYHMHFMLLAGDWDFWLDWKDRQWWPVVTPIVGITYCAAIMYYLWVNYRLPFGATLCIVCLLVGEWLTRFWGFYWWSHYPMNFVFPSTMIPGALVMDTVLLLTRNWMITALVGGGAFGLLFYPGNWTIFGPTHLPLVAEGVLLSVADYTGFLYVRTGTPEYVRLIEQGSLRTFGGHTTVIASFFSAFVSMLMFTVWWYFGKVYCTAFYYVKGARGRVSMKNDVTAFGEEGFAEGIK is encoded by the coding sequence ATGAGCAGAACAGATGAAATACTGAAGGCGGCGAAGATGCCGCCCGAAGCGGTAAAGATGTCCAGGATGATAGACGTGATTTACTTCCCGATTCTATGCATCCTGCTGGTTGGAACCTACCACATGCACTTCATGCTGCTGGCGGGTGACTGGGACTTCTGGCTTGACTGGAAGGACCGGCAATGGTGGCCTGTGGTAACCCCGATTGTAGGGATCACCTACTGTGCCGCGATCATGTACTACCTGTGGGTGAACTACCGCCTGCCGTTTGGAGCCACACTGTGCATCGTGTGCCTTCTGGTGGGTGAATGGCTGACCCGTTTCTGGGGTTTCTACTGGTGGTCGCACTACCCCATGAACTTTGTATTCCCCTCCACCATGATTCCCGGCGCGCTGGTGATGGACACCGTCCTGCTTCTGACGCGCAACTGGATGATCACGGCACTGGTTGGCGGCGGCGCCTTTGGTTTGTTGTTCTATCCTGGCAACTGGACCATCTTCGGGCCGACCCACCTGCCGCTGGTGGCAGAAGGCGTGCTGCTCTCGGTAGCCGACTACACGGGCTTTCTGTATGTCCGTACCGGCACCCCTGAGTACGTGCGACTGATCGAACAAGGGTCACTGCGCACCTTTGGCGGTCACACCACCGTTATCGCCTCCTTCTTCTCCGCGTTCGTCTCCATGCTCATGTTCACCGTCTGGTGGTACTTTGGCAAGGTCTACTGCACCGCCTTCTACTATGTCAAGGGCGCGCGCGGCCGTGTCAGCATGAAGAACGACGTGACAGCATTTGGCGAAGAAGGCTTTGCCGAGGGGATCAAATAA
- a CDS encoding NapC/NirT family cytochrome c — protein sequence MAMKTGSALLVGTLLGVVMVAVVLGGEAAVSTTEFCTSCHSMTYPAEELKESSHYGALGANPGCKDCHIPQGLQNFHLAVATHVVDGARELYLEMVNDYSTLEKFNERRLIMAHDARMNLKKWDSRTCRACHKNPQPPGADAKAAHKKMETEGATCIDCHQNLVHKEVAETDLNESIKQGKMVLKPEKKDDDDEDEEDEE from the coding sequence ATGGCGATGAAGACAGGTAGTGCCCTCCTGGTGGGCACACTCTTGGGCGTGGTGATGGTGGCGGTGGTATTGGGCGGCGAAGCGGCCGTCTCCACCACCGAATTCTGCACCAGTTGCCACTCCATGACTTATCCGGCCGAGGAGTTGAAGGAATCCTCGCACTATGGCGCCCTGGGCGCCAACCCCGGTTGCAAGGACTGCCACATCCCGCAGGGATTGCAGAACTTCCACCTGGCGGTGGCGACCCATGTGGTGGACGGAGCGCGCGAGCTTTATCTGGAGATGGTCAATGACTACTCCACGCTGGAGAAATTCAACGAGCGCCGCCTGATCATGGCGCACGATGCGCGCATGAATCTCAAGAAGTGGGACAGCCGCACCTGCCGCGCCTGCCACAAGAATCCGCAGCCTCCCGGAGCCGATGCCAAGGCCGCGCACAAGAAGATGGAGACGGAAGGCGCCACCTGCATCGACTGCCACCAGAACCTGGTGCACAAGGAAGTTGCAGAAACCGACCTGAACGAGAGCATCAAGCAGGGCAAGATGGTCCTCAAGCCCGAAAAAAAGGATGACGACGACGAGGATGAGGAAGACGAGGAGTAA
- the gluQRS gene encoding tRNA glutamyl-Q(34) synthetase GluQRS has translation MENAFPLSPVYRGRFAPSPTGPLHFGSLVTAVGSYLEARSRGGEWLVRIENLDTTREIPGASEEILNTLHLLGMEWDGSVVFQEQRQEVYHAALSILEKQQLIYRCSCSRKEIADSSVLGIEGPVYPGTCRGRKHEPPFSGAWRLYTNNDLIEFEDEVQGLRQQRIQHDIGDFVICRADGIFAYQLAVVVDDAEQGITHVVRGGDLLNSTPRQIYLQKLLGYSIPSYMHLPVVVNARGEKLSKQTQAAPVDISYPVLQLVKAIRFLGQTPPPEVSESSLRSFWIWAIKNWDRQAIPKNMSLMF, from the coding sequence GTGGAAAATGCCTTCCCTCTCTCGCCGGTCTATCGCGGCCGGTTTGCCCCCTCTCCTACCGGACCCTTGCATTTTGGTTCTCTTGTCACTGCTGTAGGCAGTTATCTGGAGGCAAGATCACGGGGCGGAGAATGGCTCGTCAGAATCGAAAATCTCGATACGACGCGTGAAATTCCAGGTGCTTCAGAAGAAATTTTGAATACCCTGCATCTCCTTGGAATGGAATGGGATGGCTCAGTGGTATTTCAGGAGCAACGCCAGGAGGTCTACCATGCAGCTTTGTCGATCCTTGAAAAACAGCAGCTTATTTATCGTTGCAGTTGCAGTCGTAAGGAAATTGCCGATTCCTCAGTTCTTGGAATAGAAGGGCCTGTCTATCCTGGAACTTGCCGCGGCCGCAAACATGAACCCCCATTTTCCGGTGCATGGCGACTATATACAAATAATGACTTGATTGAATTTGAGGATGAAGTACAAGGCCTGCGGCAACAGCGGATTCAGCACGATATAGGCGATTTCGTGATATGTCGGGCGGATGGGATTTTCGCTTACCAGCTAGCGGTCGTGGTGGATGACGCTGAACAGGGTATTACTCACGTGGTGCGGGGAGGTGATTTACTGAACTCGACTCCCCGTCAGATTTACCTGCAAAAATTGCTGGGCTACTCCATTCCCTCCTATATGCACCTTCCCGTAGTAGTCAACGCACGAGGCGAAAAACTCAGTAAACAGACGCAGGCAGCGCCGGTAGATATTTCGTATCCCGTTTTGCAGCTCGTGAAGGCCATCCGGTTTCTCGGGCAGACACCGCCGCCGGAGGTAAGCGAGAGCAGCTTGAGGTCATTCTGGATATGGGCAATTAAAAATTGGGATCGGCAGGCAATTCCAAAAAACATGTCACTCATGTTTTAA
- a CDS encoding NAD(P)/FAD-dependent oxidoreductase codes for MPFLPFYLPRLKHLKIVVVGGGYAGIAALVTLLRHMPEADVVIIDPRFEHLKITHLHETFRYPLNDFLIPFSTLESRFGCRHVCAELNPSESVLRQWQNDRFLEVNNEILEFDYLLLASGSPVMQVNKPENVFDLLDFMAISGADLFHGRLSQTTAIARSISVIGGGATGIQFLFEIAHFLKRYQIECNLRLVHGENRVLNQFPVGFSTYTQSKMTELGIEFFPDTRYLGQQGEQVLLGDNLTGRKFTLPSSISFLFVGKKLETPFSANIFGQVVVEDTTLPNIFAAGDCCVYHAPGSNTMTAQSAVRKGMLTARNILRHSGALRLLEPYLHRDLGYVVSLGPTDAIGWLALEGNVVGGMPALVIKELVEAQYDLLLTGLDTYLV; via the coding sequence GTGCCTTTTCTGCCATTTTACCTACCTAGGTTGAAACACCTCAAGATTGTCGTGGTCGGCGGAGGCTATGCCGGCATCGCGGCACTGGTTACCCTCTTGCGCCACATGCCCGAAGCTGATGTCGTCATCATTGATCCCAGATTCGAACACCTCAAGATTACTCATCTCCATGAGACTTTCCGGTATCCACTGAACGATTTCCTGATTCCGTTTTCCACGCTGGAAAGCCGTTTTGGCTGCCGTCATGTTTGTGCAGAACTGAATCCGAGTGAATCGGTTCTGCGGCAGTGGCAGAACGATAGATTTCTTGAAGTCAATAACGAAATACTGGAATTTGACTATCTGCTGCTCGCCTCGGGCTCTCCTGTAATGCAGGTGAATAAACCGGAGAATGTCTTTGATCTGCTCGACTTCATGGCTATATCGGGCGCCGATTTATTCCACGGGCGGTTGAGCCAAACCACCGCCATTGCCCGATCCATTTCAGTGATAGGGGGAGGAGCAACGGGAATTCAATTTCTTTTTGAAATCGCTCATTTCCTCAAGCGCTATCAGATCGAGTGCAATCTGCGTCTTGTCCATGGCGAGAACCGGGTACTCAACCAGTTCCCCGTCGGCTTTTCCACCTATACCCAGTCCAAAATGACCGAACTGGGGATCGAGTTTTTTCCTGATACCCGTTATCTCGGACAACAGGGGGAGCAGGTTCTATTGGGTGATAATCTGACGGGGCGTAAGTTTACCCTGCCCTCTTCAATCTCCTTCCTGTTCGTTGGTAAAAAGCTGGAAACACCATTTTCTGCCAATATTTTTGGACAGGTAGTCGTTGAAGACACGACGTTGCCAAACATTTTCGCAGCGGGAGACTGCTGCGTTTACCATGCTCCAGGCTCCAACACTATGACTGCGCAATCCGCGGTAAGAAAAGGAATGCTTACTGCTCGGAATATCCTGCGTCACTCAGGCGCCTTGCGATTGCTCGAGCCTTACCTTCACCGGGATTTAGGTTATGTAGTGAGTCTGGGACCGACAGATGCAATAGGCTGGCTGGCCCTGGAAGGCAATGTGGTTGGAGGCATGCCGGCGCTGGTGATCAAGGAGTTGGTCGAAGCGCAATATGATTTGCTGCTGACAGGGCTTGATACCTACCTGGTTTGA
- a CDS encoding methane monooxygenase/ammonia monooxygenase subunit C yields the protein MATTMGTSSPAKTSGRDYDMSLWYDSKWYKFGLITMLAVAIFWIWYQRTFAYSHGMDSMEPEFEKVWMGLWRVHMIVMPLFALITWGWIWKTRDTKEQLDNLDPKLEVKRYFYWMMWLGVYLFGVYWGGSFFTEQDASWHQVIIRDTSFTPSHVVVFYGSFPMYIVCGIASYLYAMTRLPLYSRGTSFPLVMAIAGPLMILPNVGLNEWGHAFWFMEELFSAPLHWGFVILGWSGLFAGGIAAQIITRYSNLTDVVWNGQSKVILNNRIVPYDKAF from the coding sequence ATGGCAACAACGATGGGAACGTCGAGCCCGGCCAAGACGAGCGGCCGGGACTACGACATGTCGCTGTGGTATGACTCGAAGTGGTACAAGTTTGGCCTGATCACGATGCTGGCGGTAGCGATATTCTGGATCTGGTACCAGCGCACGTTTGCCTACTCGCACGGGATGGACTCGATGGAGCCTGAGTTCGAGAAAGTGTGGATGGGATTGTGGCGAGTGCACATGATCGTGATGCCGCTGTTTGCGCTGATCACCTGGGGCTGGATCTGGAAGACGCGGGACACGAAAGAGCAGCTGGACAATCTTGATCCGAAGCTTGAAGTCAAGCGCTACTTCTACTGGATGATGTGGCTGGGTGTATATCTGTTCGGCGTGTACTGGGGCGGCAGCTTCTTTACCGAACAGGACGCCTCCTGGCACCAGGTCATCATCCGTGACACGAGCTTCACGCCAAGTCACGTAGTGGTGTTCTACGGCTCCTTCCCGATGTACATCGTCTGCGGGATAGCAAGCTACCTGTATGCGATGACGCGTCTGCCGCTGTATTCGCGCGGCACCTCGTTCCCGCTGGTCATGGCGATTGCAGGTCCGCTCATGATTCTGCCGAACGTTGGGTTGAACGAATGGGGTCACGCCTTCTGGTTCATGGAAGAACTGTTCAGCGCACCGCTGCACTGGGGCTTCGTGATTCTGGGCTGGTCGGGGCTGTTTGCAGGCGGGATTGCAGCGCAGATCATCACGCGCTACTCCAACCTGACGGACGTCGTCTGGAACGGCCAGAGCAAAGTCATCCTCAACAACCGCATCGTACCGTACGACAAGGCGTTTTAA
- a CDS encoding methane monooxygenase/ammonia monooxygenase subunit B, translating into MKNLFKKSIAGVCSLAALGLALTLDIQPAAAHGERSQEPFLRMRTIQWYDMKWGPETTKVNDIATMTGKFHLAEDWPRAVGKPGRAFFNVGSPSPVFVRLSTKLNGEPTYISGPMEIGRDYAFEVRLKARIPGRHHMHAMVNIKDAGPIAGPAAWMNISGSWDDFTNPVKLLTGETIDTETFNFSNGIFWHILWLSLGIFWIGYYVARPMFLPRSRVLLAYGDELLLDPMDRKVAWVVLILTFGIVWGGYRYTETKHPYTVPIQAGESKVEPLPVKPNPIAIKVTHANYDVPGRALRVTMSVTNSGDKPYRIGEFTTAGVRFINKVGLKHLDRGYPKELVATGLSFDNETPIQPGETREVKMEAKDALWEVQRLMALLGDPESRFGGLLMTWSEDGDRNINSIAGAVIPVFTKL; encoded by the coding sequence ATGAAGAACCTGTTCAAGAAGAGTATAGCCGGGGTATGCAGCCTTGCCGCCCTGGGACTGGCGCTGACGCTCGACATCCAGCCGGCGGCGGCCCACGGGGAACGCTCGCAGGAACCGTTCCTGCGCATGCGTACCATCCAGTGGTATGACATGAAATGGGGCCCCGAGACCACCAAGGTCAACGACATAGCCACCATGACCGGCAAATTCCACCTGGCCGAAGACTGGCCGCGCGCGGTGGGCAAGCCTGGACGCGCCTTCTTCAACGTAGGCAGCCCAAGCCCCGTGTTCGTGCGTCTTAGCACCAAGCTCAACGGCGAGCCGACCTACATCTCCGGACCGATGGAGATTGGGCGCGACTACGCCTTTGAAGTGAGGTTGAAGGCGCGCATCCCCGGACGCCACCACATGCACGCCATGGTCAACATCAAGGACGCAGGCCCGATTGCAGGTCCTGCCGCCTGGATGAACATCTCCGGCAGCTGGGACGACTTCACCAACCCGGTGAAGCTCTTGACGGGCGAGACCATCGACACCGAGACCTTCAACTTCAGCAACGGCATCTTCTGGCACATCCTGTGGCTGTCCCTTGGCATTTTCTGGATCGGCTACTATGTGGCGCGGCCCATGTTCCTGCCAAGAAGCCGGGTGCTGCTGGCCTACGGGGACGAACTCCTGCTCGACCCCATGGACCGGAAAGTTGCCTGGGTGGTGCTGATACTCACCTTTGGCATCGTCTGGGGCGGCTATCGCTACACCGAGACCAAGCACCCGTACACGGTGCCGATCCAGGCTGGCGAATCCAAGGTTGAACCGCTGCCGGTGAAACCCAACCCGATCGCAATCAAGGTCACGCACGCCAACTACGACGTGCCGGGACGCGCCTTGCGGGTAACGATGTCTGTTACCAACAGCGGCGACAAGCCCTACCGCATCGGGGAATTCACCACTGCGGGCGTGCGCTTCATCAACAAGGTTGGCTTGAAGCACCTGGACCGCGGCTATCCGAAGGAACTGGTGGCCACCGGTCTGTCGTTTGACAACGAGACGCCGATCCAGCCTGGCGAGACGCGCGAAGTCAAGATGGAAGCGAAAGACGCGCTGTGGGAAGTGCAACGGCTGATGGCGCTCCTGGGTGACCCGGAAAGCCGCTTTGGCGGACTTCTCATGACCTGGAGCGAGGATGGCGATCGCAACATCAACAGCATCGCAGGCGCGGTCATCCCGGTCTTCACCAAGCTGTAA
- a CDS encoding PLP-dependent aminotransferase family protein, whose product MAIPIELDHNSRQSLQGQIFDQLRHLILGGKLKPGTLIPASRVLAEQLGISRNTVLLVYDRLIAEGYLQARKAIGTYVNLELPETCLSATRRVTPSSPGDEEFVKQPVIPFIGHIHANITVQHLDFDFCPDRIGLDLFPHKIWRRFVNKTFMSANMHFEECCDPGGLSELREVIAAHLGVARGISVSSDQIIITAGSQEGLNLAARLLVKEGTMVATENPCYQGATSLFESYYAKLIPVPVDEAGLDVEQLPKEGVALLFVTPSHQFPLGFTLPIERRLKLLDWARRCGAFIIEDDYDSDFRYRGSPLTALMGLDDYGCVMYLGTFSKSMGAGLRLGYLVVPKALIPAARSAKALLNNGHAWLDQATMAEFIRSGAYGNHLRRMRNMYGKRRDCLVEALREHFGAIRLSGLESGLHLAWHLPDHYPPAAQLQTIALRHGVRIYSIGGGTGYDYGGCRYSARTLVLGFSSLNEYQIRAGVRRIADAFADMSLNPLSMREKVDNVATPSL is encoded by the coding sequence ATGGCAATTCCCATTGAACTCGACCATAACAGTCGTCAATCGCTGCAAGGCCAGATTTTTGACCAGTTACGCCACCTTATCCTCGGCGGTAAGCTAAAACCCGGTACACTCATCCCGGCGAGTCGCGTACTTGCCGAACAACTGGGTATTTCTCGTAATACTGTTTTGCTGGTTTATGATCGTTTGATTGCCGAAGGCTATCTTCAGGCCCGGAAGGCAATTGGAACGTATGTAAACCTTGAGCTTCCTGAAACCTGCCTTTCTGCCACCCGCAGGGTGACCCCCTCCTCTCCTGGTGATGAAGAATTTGTCAAACAGCCGGTAATCCCATTTATCGGCCATATACACGCCAACATCACTGTTCAGCATCTCGATTTTGATTTTTGTCCGGATCGCATCGGTCTCGACCTGTTTCCTCATAAGATATGGCGCCGCTTTGTAAATAAGACATTCATGTCTGCAAACATGCACTTCGAGGAGTGTTGCGATCCCGGTGGGCTATCGGAACTGCGGGAAGTCATCGCTGCCCACCTTGGAGTCGCGCGGGGTATCAGCGTTTCATCAGATCAGATAATTATTACGGCCGGCTCTCAGGAGGGATTGAATCTTGCTGCTCGCCTTCTTGTAAAAGAGGGGACAATGGTTGCAACGGAAAATCCCTGCTACCAAGGCGCCACTTCGCTTTTCGAGAGTTACTATGCAAAATTGATTCCTGTGCCTGTGGATGAGGCAGGGCTCGACGTTGAACAACTACCAAAGGAAGGAGTTGCTCTTTTATTTGTGACTCCTTCACATCAATTTCCCCTGGGCTTCACCTTGCCCATCGAGCGCCGGTTGAAGCTCCTGGATTGGGCGCGGCGTTGTGGGGCATTCATCATAGAGGACGATTACGATTCAGATTTTCGATATCGCGGATCGCCCCTGACCGCTCTCATGGGACTGGATGATTATGGTTGTGTCATGTATCTGGGTACTTTCTCCAAATCCATGGGTGCGGGCCTGCGCCTAGGCTACCTAGTGGTACCCAAAGCATTGATTCCTGCTGCCCGTTCTGCAAAAGCTCTGCTTAATAATGGGCATGCCTGGCTGGATCAAGCAACTATGGCCGAATTTATCCGCAGCGGCGCTTATGGCAATCATCTGAGACGCATGCGAAATATGTATGGTAAGCGCCGTGATTGTCTGGTGGAAGCACTGCGGGAACATTTTGGGGCCATCCGCCTTAGCGGCCTTGAGAGTGGCCTGCATCTGGCATGGCATCTTCCTGATCACTATCCACCTGCAGCTCAGCTCCAGACAATTGCATTACGTCATGGAGTAAGAATCTACTCGATCGGAGGGGGTACGGGCTATGATTACGGTGGCTGTCGCTACAGCGCCCGTACGCTCGTGTTAGGTTTTTCTTCCCTCAACGAATACCAGATCCGGGCTGGTGTTCGGCGAATTGCTGATGCTTTCGCGGATATGTCACTCAACCCCCTTTCCATGCGAGAGAAAGTGGATAACGTAGCGACACCCTCTCTTTAG
- the cycA gene encoding cytochrome c-550 CycA gives MNHRMTLALAAAALFAVMAGSASAESFEGRKKCSSCHKSQAESWGSTAHAKAMDSLKPNNKAEAKKKAKLDPAKDYTKDKDCVGCHVDGWGKEGGYTIDDPSKFLTGVGCESCHGPGSKYRGIHRKSGAAFEKSKKTTSRQVLADAGQDFSFEESCNACHMNYKGSPWKGAKEPYTPFTPDVDKKYTFDFDKYVKDTKAMHEHYKLDGVFTGDPKFKYHDEFQSSAKVGEKGSDD, from the coding sequence ATGAACCATCGCATGACACTCGCCCTGGCCGCAGCAGCCCTGTTTGCGGTCATGGCCGGCAGCGCCTCTGCCGAATCGTTTGAAGGCCGCAAGAAATGCAGTTCCTGTCACAAGAGCCAGGCCGAATCCTGGGGCAGCACGGCGCACGCCAAGGCCATGGACTCGCTGAAGCCCAACAACAAGGCCGAAGCCAAGAAGAAGGCCAAGCTCGATCCTGCCAAGGACTACACCAAGGACAAGGACTGCGTCGGCTGTCATGTGGATGGCTGGGGCAAGGAAGGCGGCTACACGATTGACGACCCGAGCAAGTTCCTGACCGGGGTAGGCTGCGAATCCTGCCATGGACCCGGCTCCAAGTACCGCGGCATCCACCGCAAATCCGGCGCCGCTTTCGAGAAATCGAAGAAGACCACCTCCCGCCAGGTGCTGGCCGATGCCGGGCAGGACTTCAGCTTCGAGGAAAGCTGCAATGCCTGCCACATGAACTACAAGGGCAGCCCGTGGAAAGGTGCCAAGGAACCCTACACCCCCTTCACCCCGGACGTGGACAAGAAATACACCTTCGACTTTGACAAGTACGTCAAGGACACCAAGGCCATGCACGAGCACTACAAGCTCGATGGGGTCTTCACGGGGGATCCGAAGTTCAAGTACCACGATGAATTCCAGTCCAGCGCCAAGGTAGGCGAGAAAGGTTCGGACGACTGA